Within Pseudomonas brassicacearum, the genomic segment GATGACGCCTACAAGGCCCTCAAACCGGTGGACGACATGCTGACCCGCATGGCCGCCCTCACCGGCCACCTGAAGACCTTTGCCCGCAAAAGCCCCAGCGGCCTGCGCGAGCGCCTGGACCTGGCGGCGGTGGTGGACCAGGCGCTGCAACTGTTGGACACGCGTCTGCGCGACGAACAGATCAGTACCGTGCTGTACCTGACTCGACCAGCCTGGGTACGCGGCGATGCGATTCGCCTCGAACAGGTGTTGATCAACCTGCTGCGCAATGCCCTCGACGCCATGGCCGGCCAACCCATCAAGCGCCTGGAGGTGCGCCTGGAGGCCGATGAGCAATTGTGGCGCCTGACCGTCAGCGACAGCGGCACCGGCATCGCCGAGGAACACCTGGCCCAGGTCTTCGATCCGTTCTTCACCACCAAGGCGGTGGGCGACGGCCTGGGTCTGGGGCTGGCGGTTTCGTTTGCAATCATCCATGAATCCGGTGGACGGCTGACGGCGGACAACCACGAGAACGGCGCGGTATTCTGCGTGACCTTGCCCATCGATCAGGAGACGCAACTGCATGCTTGATTCAGTCATGGTCGTTGACGACGAAGGCAGCATTCGCAGTGCCGTCGAACAATGGTTGAGCCTGTCGGGATTCCAGGTGCAGTTGTTCAGCCGCGCCGACGAATGCCTGGCGCGGTTGCCGGAGCATTTCCCCGGAGTGATCCTCAGCGATGTGCGCATGCCCGGCCTCAGCGGCCTGGAGCTGTTGGCCGAAGTGCGCCGCCGCGATCCCGACCTGCCGGTAATTCTGTTGACCGGCCACGGTGACGTGCCCATGGCCGTGGAGGCCATGCGCGACGGCGCCTACGACTTCCTGGAAAAACCCTTCAGCCCCGAAGCCTTGCTCGGCAGCCTGCGTCGGGCCCTGGACAAGCGCACCCTGGTCCTGGAGAACCGTCGCCTGCATGAACAGGCCGACGCCCGGTCCCGGCTCGACGGGACGCTGCTGGGGGTTTCCCGTGCGTTGCAAAACCTGCGGCGCCAGGTGCTGGACCTGGCGGCACTGCCGGTCAACGTGTTGATCCGCGGCGAAACCGGCAGCGGCAAGGAACTGGTCGCCCGTTGCCTGCACGACTTCGGCCCCAGGGCGAGCAAACCCTTTGTCGCATTGAACTGCGCGGCCATTCCCGAACCGCTGTTCGAGGCCGAGCTGTTCGGCCATGAAAGCGGCGCCTTCACCGGCGCCCAGGGCAAGCGCATCGGCAAGCTCGAATACGCCGACGGGGGCACGCTGTTTCTCGACGAAATCGAGAGCATGCCCCTGGCCCAGCAGGTCAAGTTGCTGCGGGTGTTGCAGGAACAGAAGCTCGAACGCCTGGGTTCCAACCAGAGCATCCATGTCGACCTGCGCATCATCGCCGCCACCAAGCCCGACCTGCTGGACGAAGCCCGGGCCGGGCGTTTTCGCGAAGACCTGGCCTATCGCCTGAACATCGCCGAACTGCGCCTGCCGCCGCTGCGTGAACGGCGCGAGGACATTCCCTTGCTGTTCGAGCACTTCACCCACAGCGCCGCCGAACGCCTGGGCCGCCGCGCCGCGCCCCTGAGCGGCCCGCAATTGAGCCATCTGCTCAGCCACGACTGGCCGGGCAACGTACGGGAACTGGCCAACGTCGCCGAACGCCAGGTGTTGGGGCTCGATCAACTGCCCGTCCTGGAGACCGAGCCGGGCCAATCCCTCGCGGCCCAGCAGGAAGCCTTCGAAGCCCAATGCCTGCGCGCCGCCCTGACCCGGCACAAAGGCGATGTGAAAGCGGTGCTCGAAGAACTGCAACTGCCACGCCGCACCTTCAATGAAAAGATGCAGCGGCATGGGTTGAACCGGGAGATGTTCTTGTAGGGGCGCAGGTTTTGGGAGGCCCAATCAACCCTCTTCACGAGCAGGCTCGCTCACCATTTTGTCCGGCGTACACATGCCCCTGTGGGAGCGAGCTTGCTCGCGATGGCGCCGGTACAGCCGCCCCCTGCATAAGCGGATTCCCGCCCACACCCTCAGCCACAATGAGCGGATTTCCGCTCACCTGCCGCCACAAACCCCTCTAAACCGGCCTTCCGCCATCTGGCACAGCTCCTGCTATAGCCCTGTCAGGCTGCGTTCCTACGCGCTCCACAAAAACAATTAAACGAAGGATCCTTCAATGGACAACTCCAACGCCCTGCCCATTGGGTCGGCTGCCGTGCCCGCCCGTGAAAGAACCACCGCCAGCCGGATCAAATCGATCTTCAGCGGCTCGGTTGGCAACATGGTCGAGTGGTATGACTGGTACGTCTACGCCGCGTTCTCGTTGTACTTTGCCAAAGTATTTTTCCCGGCCGGGTCATCCACGGCACAATTGATGAAAACCGCCGCGATCTTCGCCGTAGGCTTTTTGATGCGCCCGATCGGTGGCTGGCTGATGGGCCTGTACGCTGATCGCGCTGGCCGCAAGGCGGCACTGATGGCCTCGGTGTACCTGATGTGCTTCGGCTCGCTGATCATCGCCCTGAGCCCCGGCTACGAAACCATCGGCGTCGGTGCGCCGATCCTGCTGGTGGTGGCCCGTTTGCTCCAGGGCCTGTCGGTGGGCGGCGAATACGGCACCTCGGCAACCTACTTGAGCGAAATGGCGACAAAGGAACGTCGCGGCTTCTTCTCCAGCTTCCAATACGTGACCCTGATCTCCGGCCAACTCATCGCCTTGGGCGTGTTGATCGTGCTGCAACGGTTCCTCACCACCGAAGAGCTGTACGCCTGGGGCTGGCGCATCCCGTTTGCCATCGGCGCGCTGTGTGCGATCGTGGCGCTGTACCTGCGTCGCGGCATGGAAGAAACCGAGTCGTTCACCAAGAAGGAAAAAGCCAAGGAAAGCGCGATGCGCACCTTGATGCGCCATCCAAAAGAGCTGATGACCGTGGTCGGCCTGACCATGGGCGGCACCCTGGCGTTCTACACCTACACCACCTACATGCAGAAATACCTGGTGAACACCGTCGGCATGAGCATCTCCGACTCCACCACCATTTCCGCTGCCACGCTGTTCCTGTTCATGTGTCTGCAACCGGTGGTCGGCGGGCTGTCGGACAAGATCGGTCGCCGGCCGATCCTGATCGCCTTCGGCATCCTCGGCACGCTGTGCACCGTTCCGATCCTCACGGCCCTGCACTCCGTCCAGAGCTGGTGGGGCGCGTTCTTCCTGATCATGGCCGCGCTGATCATCGTCAGCGGCTACACCTCGATCAACGCCGTGGTGAAAGCCGAGTTGTTCCCCACCGAAATCCGCGCCCTGGGTGTCGGCCTGCCCTACGCGCTGACCGTGTCGATCTTCGGCGGCACCGCTGAATACATCGCACTGTGGTTCAAGAGCATCGGCATGGAAACCGGCTACTACTGGTACGTGACGGCGTGCATCGCCGTGTCGCTGTTGGTGTACATCACCATGAAAGACACCCGCAAGCACTCGCGGATCGTCACCGACTGACAGCCAAGTCGAACAAAAAAGGGGCGAACCTGTTCAGGTTCGCCCCTTTTTTTGTTCGGCAGATCCAACGATTTACCTGACATTAATCTCTGGTTAATGCCCGACCTCCATCCTCACCCTCAATAGAACGCCATTCGATACCCCGGTAAATGGGCCTCATTGACCGTTCTGTGGCAACTGTTGATGCATCGATTTAATCGATTGATATAAGCGTTTTTTTGCGCTTTTTAATCAAATTAACGAGCGTAATATGAACTCCACACCCACGGCGCCTAACGCCAAACATTCTGGAGCACGACCATGAAAACCAAACTGATCATCGCCCTGACCCTTTCCGTACTGGCTGCCAACACCTTTGCTGCCGACGGTTTCGACCGCACCAGCTCGGCCATCGCCGCCGATGGTTATGACCGTACTAGCGCCGCTACCGTCGCAGCAGATGGTTATGACCGCACTGGCGGCGCTACCGTCGCTGAAGATGGCTTCGACCGCACTGGCGGCGCTACCGTCGCTGAAGATGGTTTCGACCGCACTAACGGCGCTACCGTCGCTGAAGATGGTTTCGACCGCACTAACGGCGCCACCGTCGCTGAAGATGGCTTCGACCGCACTAACGGCGCCACCGTCGCTGAAGATGGCTTCGACCGCACTAACGGCGCTACCGTCGCTGAAGATGGCTTCGATCGCACTAACACTGCTGCCATCAGCTAATCCGAGAACGACACCCTCACAGCCCGGCTTCGGCCGGGCTTAGTTATTCATGGGACATGGAAAAAGGAAGACCGCCAGTGGTTTTGTTATCGCCGCTCCCACAAAGTCCCAGGGTGCTGACAAAAACAGTGCGGCCCTGCACTATCTTCCAATCCCTTGAAACCCCACCGAAGGACCTTCTTCAACCATGCCCGATGACATCCATTTCTATGAACCCGCCAGCGGCCACGGCCTGCCCCACGACCCGTTCAACGCCATCGTTGGCCCGCGCCCCATTGGCTGGATTTCGTCCCAGGATGCAGAAGGCCGCCTGAACCTGGCGCCCTACAGTTTCTTCAACGCCTTCAACTACATTCCGCCGATCATTGGCTTCTCCAGCGTCGGGCGCAAAGACAGCCTGAACAACATCGAACAGACCGGAGAATTCGCCTGGAACCTGGCCACGCGCCCGCTGGCCGAGCAGATGAACCAGAGCTGCGCGATGGTCGCGCCAGAGGTCAATGAGTTCGAACTGGCGGGTTTGACGACAGCGCCGTCACGGGTGATCCAGGTTCCGCGCGTCGCCGAAAGCCCGGTGTCCTTCGAGTGCAAGGTCACGCAGATCATTCAATTGCAGCGGGCGGATAAAGGGTTGGTGCCCAGTTGGCTGATCCTCGGCGAAGTGGTCGCCGTGCATATCGCCAAGTGGCTGTTGAAGGATGGGGTATACGACACCGCAGCCGCCGAGCCGATCTTGCGCGGTGGCGGGCCGGCGGATTATTTCCAGTTGGGGCCTGAGGCGTTGTTCAAGATGCATCGCCCCCAATAGAAAGTTTGCAACAAGGCATTTATCTGTGGGAGCAAGGCTTGCCCGCGATGAAGGCAACGCGGTCTGTCTTGAGAACCGAGGGGCCCGCATCGCGGGCAAGCCTTGCTCCCACAGCCTTAATCTCGTTGGTTCCAGATCAACCCGCCCTCGTCGTCGACACCCTTGAGACGGGTCAACTGCAGGGCTGCAGCTTCATCGGCTTTGACAGCCGTCTCGAAGGTCTGCTCTTCAAGGATCTTGTTGAAGCGCGGCGCACCTGAGCCGCCGATGGCCTTGGTGGCAATGGCGGCATAGTAGCCGCCTTCCCGGGGAACGACGGCAGAAACAGCTTCAAAGGTTTCAAAGGCTTTACGTGCCATGTCTTGTGCATCCTGGCGGTGGAAAATGACGCTCATTAAACCTTCAACCGGCCAGTTTGTGTACCTGTGCCCGGCACCCTTCAGTCGCCTGGGCGGCGGAGACTTCCCTGAAGGTGTGGAAATCCAGGCTGCTCACCACCAGGTCCCGCACCAGCTCGGCGAAAATCGCCATGGCCGGTGAATTGAAATAGGCGTCCATTGACGGCTGATTGACCCAGAGCCCGGACACCAGCCACAAATCAGCGTCGCATTGCGATTGCTGCAAGGCAAAGTGCAAGCAACCGGGAGCCAGGCGCGAGGGCGCGATCAGCGTACTCAGGCGCGCCCCCAGTTGCTTGGAGCAACCGCCGCGGGCCCGGATAAAAGCCATATGGCTGACGGGGATCTGTGTAGTCATGTTCAACCCTCCCAGGTAATCCGTTGTGCAGCCGGGGACAGCTGCGACAGGATCAAAGGTTAAGCGCCACGACGCCAGCTTCGTTAGTCGATTCCTGCCGACCCATTGCACGATCCTGCGCATCGGCGTCACAAAATTCGCCATCGATCCGGTCGAAACCCGGGAAGTTGAAACAAAAGGTTTCAAGCAAGTTTCAGTAACCTTGCACCGTCATGGCCCCTTGCGCCGTGCAGGATCAGGCAAGCTTTCAACAGGATGTTGCTACCGTTGCGCCTTGCACAAACATAAGCTTTTGTTCATCGCCCCCTATCGCCTGAGGATCCCGGCATGTCGCCACTCGACCACGCCCACGTCCCGCTGGACACGCACCTGGAACAACAGCGCGCCGAATTGGCGTCGATCATCGACCGCAACACCAGCGAAGACGGCAGCTACGCCACGGCCATCGGCTCGCTGAACCTGTCGCGCCACAGCAAGCCCCAAAAGTTCGCCCCGGTGCTGGCCCAACCGGCGCTGTGCATCATGGCCCAGGGCAGCAAACAGGTGCGCCTGGCCGATGAGTTCTTCAACTATGACCCGCTCCATTACCTGGTGGTCTCGGTGTCGATGCCGTTGAGTGGTTGCATCGCGGACGTATCGCCGCAAGAGCCGATCCTCGCCCTGCGCCTGGACATCGATCCGGCGGAAATCACCGCGTTGATTGCCGACGCCGGCCCCTTGGGCGTGCCGACACGCCCCGCCGGGCGCGGGCTGTATGTCGAACGCCTGGACACGCCGATGCTCGACGCCGTGCTGCGCCTGGCGCGGCTGCTCGACACGCCGAAGGACATCGCCATGCTCGCGCCGCTGGTGCGCCGGGAAATCCTCTATCGCCTGCTGCGCAGTCCCCAGGGCTATCGAATGTACGAAATCGCCATCGCCAACAGTCAGAGCCATCGCATCAGCCAGGCGATCAAATGGCTCAATGGCCATTTCGAACAGCCGCTGCGCATCGATGAACTCGCCCGGGAAGTGAACCTCAGCGTCTCGACCCTGCATCACCGCTTCAAGGCCATGACCGCCATGAGCCCGCTGCAATACCAGAAGCAACTGCGCCTGCAGGAAGCCCGGCGGCTGATGCTCGCCGAAGGGCTGGAAGCCTCGGCGGCGGGGTATCGGGTGGGTTATGAGAGCCCCTCGCAGTTCAGCCGCGAGTACAGCCGGTTGTTCGGCGCGCCGCCGTTGCGGGATCTGGCGCGGTTGCGGATGACTGTTTGACCTGAAGTTTACGTAGCTTTTTCCGCCCTCTTCGCGAGCAAGCTTGCTCGCGATGAGGCCAGTAAAAGCACCTCATCTCTTGAACTCAGGCACCAAGCAACCGACACGCCTGCGCCGGTATGGTCACCGACACCGCATGCCCGATCCCCAGGTCCATGCCCTGGCAAGGCGTGCTCAGCGCCGTGAACGAAACTCCGGAACATTCCACCGTGGTCTCGACGGTCGCACCAATGTCCCGCACGAACGTCACCTTGCCCAGCAACCGGTTACCCGCCGTGGCCTGGGGCGTGGACAGTTGCACGTCTTCGGGGCGCACCAACAACTTGATCTTCTCGCCAGCGATGACGCTATGGCTGGCCGGCACGTCCAGCGTATCCCCGCCCGGCAGCCCGACCCGCCCGTTGCCCAGCGTCGTCGCCGGGAAAATGTTGCCTGAGCCGATGAAGTCGGCGACGAATTCATTGGCCGGGTGGCGGTAGATCTCGATCGGCGTACCGACCTGTTGCACCCGATGTTCCCCCAGCACCACGACGATGTCGGCCATGGTCATGGCTTCGCGCTGATCATGGGTCACTAAAATGGTGGTGATGTTCAACCGCTGTTGCAGTTGGCGGATTTCCACTTGCATCGACTCGCGCAACTTCGCGTCCAGGGCCGACAGCGGTTCGTCCAGCAAGAGGATTTTCGGTCGGGCGGCAATGGCCCGGGCAATCGCCACGCGCTGGCGCTGGCCACCGGAGAGTTTCGCCACGGGCCGGTCGATCATCGCCTGGAGCTGGATCAATTCCAGCAACTCCACCACCCGCGCCTGTTGCTCGGCCTTGCCTACGCCCCGCAGTTTCAGCGGATAGGCGATGTTCTCGCCGACGGTCATGTGGGGAAACAGGGCCAACGATTGAAACACCATGCCGAAGTTGCGCAGGTGCGCCGGGGTGTGGCCGATGTCTTGGCCGTCCAGGCGGATTTCGCCGCCGCTGAGGCTTTCCAGGCCGGCGATCATGCGCAGCAAGGTGGTCTTGCCACAGCCCGAAGGCCCGAGGAAACACACCAGCTTGCCCTCTGGCAAATGCAGGTTCACGTCCGTTACCGCGCAGGCCGAGCC encodes:
- a CDS encoding sigma-54-dependent transcriptional regulator; this translates as MLDSVMVVDDEGSIRSAVEQWLSLSGFQVQLFSRADECLARLPEHFPGVILSDVRMPGLSGLELLAEVRRRDPDLPVILLTGHGDVPMAVEAMRDGAYDFLEKPFSPEALLGSLRRALDKRTLVLENRRLHEQADARSRLDGTLLGVSRALQNLRRQVLDLAALPVNVLIRGETGSGKELVARCLHDFGPRASKPFVALNCAAIPEPLFEAELFGHESGAFTGAQGKRIGKLEYADGGTLFLDEIESMPLAQQVKLLRVLQEQKLERLGSNQSIHVDLRIIAATKPDLLDEARAGRFREDLAYRLNIAELRLPPLRERREDIPLLFEHFTHSAAERLGRRAAPLSGPQLSHLLSHDWPGNVRELANVAERQVLGLDQLPVLETEPGQSLAAQQEAFEAQCLRAALTRHKGDVKAVLEELQLPRRTFNEKMQRHGLNREMFL
- a CDS encoding MFS transporter, whose translation is MDNSNALPIGSAAVPARERTTASRIKSIFSGSVGNMVEWYDWYVYAAFSLYFAKVFFPAGSSTAQLMKTAAIFAVGFLMRPIGGWLMGLYADRAGRKAALMASVYLMCFGSLIIALSPGYETIGVGAPILLVVARLLQGLSVGGEYGTSATYLSEMATKERRGFFSSFQYVTLISGQLIALGVLIVLQRFLTTEELYAWGWRIPFAIGALCAIVALYLRRGMEETESFTKKEKAKESAMRTLMRHPKELMTVVGLTMGGTLAFYTYTTYMQKYLVNTVGMSISDSTTISAATLFLFMCLQPVVGGLSDKIGRRPILIAFGILGTLCTVPILTALHSVQSWWGAFFLIMAALIIVSGYTSINAVVKAELFPTEIRALGVGLPYALTVSIFGGTAEYIALWFKSIGMETGYYWYVTACIAVSLLVYITMKDTRKHSRIVTD
- a CDS encoding heme utilization protein, which codes for MKTKLIIALTLSVLAANTFAADGFDRTSSAIAADGYDRTSAATVAADGYDRTGGATVAEDGFDRTGGATVAEDGFDRTNGATVAEDGFDRTNGATVAEDGFDRTNGATVAEDGFDRTNGATVAEDGFDRTNTAAIS
- a CDS encoding flavin reductase family protein, giving the protein MPDDIHFYEPASGHGLPHDPFNAIVGPRPIGWISSQDAEGRLNLAPYSFFNAFNYIPPIIGFSSVGRKDSLNNIEQTGEFAWNLATRPLAEQMNQSCAMVAPEVNEFELAGLTTAPSRVIQVPRVAESPVSFECKVTQIIQLQRADKGLVPSWLILGEVVAVHIAKWLLKDGVYDTAAAEPILRGGGPADYFQLGPEALFKMHRPQ
- a CDS encoding putative quinol monooxygenase, which gives rise to MTTQIPVSHMAFIRARGGCSKQLGARLSTLIAPSRLAPGCLHFALQQSQCDADLWLVSGLWVNQPSMDAYFNSPAMAIFAELVRDLVVSSLDFHTFREVSAAQATEGCRAQVHKLAG
- a CDS encoding AraC family transcriptional regulator; the protein is MSPLDHAHVPLDTHLEQQRAELASIIDRNTSEDGSYATAIGSLNLSRHSKPQKFAPVLAQPALCIMAQGSKQVRLADEFFNYDPLHYLVVSVSMPLSGCIADVSPQEPILALRLDIDPAEITALIADAGPLGVPTRPAGRGLYVERLDTPMLDAVLRLARLLDTPKDIAMLAPLVRREILYRLLRSPQGYRMYEIAIANSQSHRISQAIKWLNGHFEQPLRIDELAREVNLSVSTLHHRFKAMTAMSPLQYQKQLRLQEARRLMLAEGLEASAAGYRVGYESPSQFSREYSRLFGAPPLRDLARLRMTV
- a CDS encoding ABC transporter ATP-binding protein, with protein sequence MTGLILENVEKHYGSACAVTDVNLHLPEGKLVCFLGPSGCGKTTLLRMIAGLESLSGGEIRLDGQDIGHTPAHLRNFGMVFQSLALFPHMTVGENIAYPLKLRGVGKAEQQARVVELLELIQLQAMIDRPVAKLSGGQRQRVAIARAIAARPKILLLDEPLSALDAKLRESMQVEIRQLQQRLNITTILVTHDQREAMTMADIVVVLGEHRVQQVGTPIEIYRHPANEFVADFIGSGNIFPATTLGNGRVGLPGGDTLDVPASHSVIAGEKIKLLVRPEDVQLSTPQATAGNRLLGKVTFVRDIGATVETTVECSGVSFTALSTPCQGMDLGIGHAVSVTIPAQACRLLGA